A part of Miscanthus floridulus cultivar M001 chromosome 6, ASM1932011v1, whole genome shotgun sequence genomic DNA contains:
- the LOC136457843 gene encoding Bowman-Birk type wound-induced proteinase inhibitor WIP1-like, translating into MKSSTLLAILVLQALLVSAAVAKGQGPKKPCCAECTSWSGVYTCDDLLTKCAATCKTCVPVSTDKGTRYRCRDFLPEGCPCKTN; encoded by the exons ATGAAGAGCAGCACTCTCTTGGCGATCCTAGTTCTCCAGGCCCTTCTGGTCTCTGCAGCTGTGGCCAAAGGACAAG GGCCGAAGAAGCCGTGCTGCGCCGAGTGCACCAGCTGGTCGGGGGTCTACACCTGCGACGACCTCCTGACCAAGTGCGCCGCCACCTGCAAGACCTGCGTCCCCGTGTCCACGGACAAGGGCACCCGCTACAGGTGCCGCGACTTCCTCCCCGAAGGCTGCCCCTGCAAGACCAACTGA